From a single Anaerolineaceae bacterium oral taxon 439 genomic region:
- a CDS encoding polar amino acid ABC transporter ATP-binding protein has translation MNVQSDQEKILSIQNVTKRFGKNTVLDEVNLDVYKHDIIGICGPSGGGKSTFLRVINGLEKVDSGKIFYNNEQLTKQNVKLFRKSIGMVFQSFNLFSNLTVIDNLLIAPTKVLRLRREDCLLQAKRYLETLGIGDKLNAYPHQLSGGQQQRVAIVRALLMKPEIMLFDEPTSALDPEMIKEVLDSIRKLSDSGMTMLIVSHEMSFLKEISTRMLFMEKARIQVNSGTQDFFNNPSDERLVQFMSVILKK, from the coding sequence ATGAATGTTCAGTCTGATCAAGAAAAAATATTATCCATTCAGAATGTAACGAAACGTTTTGGCAAAAACACCGTACTCGATGAAGTAAATCTTGATGTCTACAAACATGATATTATAGGAATATGCGGTCCGAGCGGGGGAGGGAAAAGCACGTTTTTACGTGTGATCAATGGACTCGAGAAAGTCGATTCCGGAAAAATCTTCTATAACAACGAACAGCTAACCAAACAGAACGTCAAACTGTTTCGGAAATCGATTGGAATGGTATTTCAAAGTTTCAACTTATTCAGTAATCTTACCGTCATCGATAATCTCCTGATCGCGCCCACAAAGGTTCTCAGGCTGCGTCGGGAAGACTGCCTTCTACAAGCAAAAAGATATCTGGAGACGCTTGGAATCGGAGATAAACTCAACGCATATCCTCACCAACTCTCCGGCGGACAGCAACAACGCGTTGCGATCGTCCGCGCATTATTGATGAAGCCTGAGATTATGCTATTCGACGAGCCAACGTCAGCTTTAGATCCGGAAATGATTAAGGAGGTTTTAGATTCTATTCGAAAATTATCCGATTCCGGAATGACGATGTTGATCGTCTCTCATGAAATGTCATTTTTAAAAGAAATTTCAACCCGAATGCTATTCATGGAAAAAGCAAGAATACAGGTGAATTCCGGAACCCAGGATTTCTTCAATAATCCATCAGACGAACGATTGGTTCAATTCATGTCTGTTATTCTTAAAAAATAA
- a CDS encoding adenosylhomocysteinase, with product MAEFDIRNESLAEGGRRRIEWAEREMPVLRLIKERFAKEKPLKGYRMSACLHVTAETANLMKTLQAGGADVVLVASNPLSTQDDVAASLVINEEIPVFAIKGEDNATYYQHLEAALAHKPQITMDDGADLVSTLHKAHRELLPNILGGTEETTTGVIRLRAMAADKMLEFPVIAVNDAMTKHFFDNRYGTGQSTLDGIIRATNILLAGKTFVCAGYGWCGRGLAQKARGLGANVIVTEVDTLKALEAVMDGFRVMPMAEAAKVGDIFCTVTGDINVIDRHHFEVMKDGAIVANSGHFNCELNIPALEKMASGKRLVRPFVEEYTLSDGRKIHVLGEGRLINLASAEGHPASVMDMSFANQALAAEYMIQHHADLAKKVYSVPEDIDREIAALKLKAMGIDCDVLTEEQVHYLNSWEEGT from the coding sequence ATGGCTGAATTTGATATTCGGAACGAATCGCTTGCCGAGGGCGGGCGTCGTCGGATCGAATGGGCTGAACGCGAAATGCCCGTTTTACGACTGATTAAAGAAAGGTTTGCGAAGGAGAAGCCGCTGAAGGGGTACCGGATGTCGGCCTGCCTGCACGTGACCGCGGAGACGGCGAATTTAATGAAAACGCTTCAGGCGGGCGGAGCGGACGTCGTTTTAGTCGCGTCAAATCCGCTTTCGACGCAGGACGACGTCGCGGCGTCGCTCGTTATTAACGAAGAGATTCCGGTATTCGCGATCAAGGGCGAGGATAACGCGACGTATTATCAGCATCTCGAAGCCGCGCTGGCGCACAAGCCGCAGATTACGATGGACGATGGGGCGGATCTCGTTTCCACGCTGCATAAAGCGCATCGCGAGCTGCTTCCGAATATTTTAGGCGGGACGGAGGAGACGACGACGGGCGTGATCCGGCTGCGCGCGATGGCCGCTGACAAGATGCTCGAGTTTCCCGTGATCGCCGTGAATGATGCGATGACGAAGCATTTCTTCGATAATCGTTATGGGACCGGTCAGTCGACGCTCGACGGAATTATCCGGGCGACGAATATCCTGCTGGCCGGGAAGACGTTTGTCTGCGCCGGGTATGGCTGGTGCGGCCGCGGTCTGGCGCAAAAGGCGCGCGGTTTAGGCGCGAACGTGATCGTGACGGAAGTGGACACGCTGAAAGCGCTGGAAGCGGTTATGGATGGGTTCCGGGTCATGCCGATGGCTGAGGCGGCGAAGGTCGGGGATATTTTCTGCACGGTGACCGGAGATATTAACGTGATTGACCGGCACCATTTTGAAGTCATGAAGGATGGGGCGATCGTCGCGAACTCAGGTCATTTCAATTGCGAATTGAATATTCCGGCGCTGGAGAAGATGGCGTCCGGGAAACGGCTCGTCCGACCGTTCGTTGAGGAATATACGCTGTCCGATGGACGGAAGATTCATGTTCTTGGGGAAGGGCGCCTGATTAATCTGGCGTCGGCCGAAGGGCACCCGGCTTCTGTAATGGACATGTCGTTCGCGAATCAGGCGCTGGCGGCTGAGTACATGATTCAGCATCATGCGGATCTGGCGAAAAAGGTGTATTCCGTTCCGGAGGATATCGACCGGGAGATTGCGGCGCTGAAGCTGAAGGCGATGGGAATCGATTGCGACGTGCTGACCGAGGAACAGGTGCATTACCTGAATTCGTGGGAAGAGGGAACGTAA
- a CDS encoding 4-hydroxy-tetrahydrodipicolinate synthase, producing the protein MNQPIFEGIATALVTPLTDAGINFEQFGTLIDWQIDAGIDALVICGTTGESSTLTDEEHRAAIEFAVKRANRRVPIIAGTGSNHTDYAVDLTRFACEAGADACLVVTPYYNKATQKGLVKYYTDVADASSKPIIVYNVPSRTGVNIEPSTYAAMADHPNLRAIKEANSNIAKIVETSRLVRGKMDIYSGNDDQVVPILSMGGRGCISVLSNVLPKRTRDICTLFWNGDFRAAAELQGDLIPLINALFCEVNPIPVKAAVAAMGLCDNMVRPPLTPMEPANYEKLIALMRAEGLAV; encoded by the coding sequence ATGAACCAACCGATTTTTGAAGGTATCGCGACCGCTCTGGTCACTCCGCTTACGGACGCGGGGATCAATTTTGAACAATTCGGCACGCTGATCGATTGGCAGATCGACGCTGGGATCGACGCGCTCGTCATCTGCGGAACGACGGGCGAAAGCTCGACGCTCACGGACGAGGAACATCGCGCCGCGATCGAATTCGCCGTCAAGCGCGCGAACCGCCGCGTCCCGATTATCGCCGGAACCGGTTCAAATCATACTGATTACGCCGTCGATCTGACCCGCTTCGCCTGCGAAGCCGGCGCCGACGCCTGCCTCGTCGTCACTCCCTACTACAACAAGGCGACGCAAAAAGGGCTCGTCAAATATTATACCGACGTCGCCGACGCCAGCAGCAAGCCGATTATCGTTTACAACGTCCCGTCGCGGACCGGCGTCAATATCGAACCCTCGACGTACGCCGCAATGGCGGACCATCCGAACCTCCGCGCGATTAAAGAAGCCAATTCCAATATCGCCAAAATCGTGGAGACCTCGCGCCTCGTCCGCGGGAAGATGGATATCTATTCCGGAAACGACGATCAGGTAGTCCCAATCCTCTCGATGGGCGGGCGGGGGTGCATCTCCGTCTTATCAAACGTCCTCCCGAAACGGACGCGCGATATCTGTACGCTGTTCTGGAACGGCGATTTCCGCGCCGCCGCCGAGCTTCAGGGAGACCTGATCCCGCTGATTAACGCGCTGTTCTGCGAAGTGAACCCGATTCCGGTAAAAGCGGCCGTCGCCGCGATGGGGCTCTGTGACAATATGGTCCGCCCCCCGCTGACACCAATGGAACCGGCGAATTATGAAAAATTGATCGCGCTGATGCGCGCGGAAGGATTAGCCGTATGA
- a CDS encoding 4-hydroxy-tetrahydrodipicolinate reductase, with the protein MKIVLNGACGRMGREILRLIESGYHGAELAAAVDRNAAAQNVYAKLSDFHGEADVIIDFSTPDALPDLLAFATERKLPLLIATTGHSADQAAQIRDASTRIPVLHSANTSIAIVLLTELIQRTVALFPEADVEIVETHHNRKADAPSGTALTLARAVQAVRPAAKILTGRSGASKRKPEDVTISAVRRGNIVGTHEVLISTDTQTITLKHEAHDRALFAEGAIAAAEILARRGPGYLTMQDIFDEPKGREG; encoded by the coding sequence ATGAAAATCGTTCTCAACGGCGCCTGCGGGCGGATGGGCCGGGAAATTCTCCGCCTGATCGAATCGGGGTATCATGGCGCGGAGCTCGCCGCTGCCGTCGACCGGAATGCGGCCGCTCAAAACGTCTACGCGAAATTATCCGATTTCCACGGCGAAGCGGACGTAATCATCGATTTTTCCACGCCCGACGCGCTCCCGGATCTCCTCGCGTTCGCGACGGAACGGAAACTGCCGCTCCTGATCGCGACGACGGGCCATAGCGCGGACCAGGCAGCCCAGATCCGCGACGCCAGTACGCGGATTCCCGTCCTCCATAGCGCCAACACGTCGATCGCGATCGTCCTCCTTACGGAGCTGATCCAACGGACCGTCGCCCTTTTCCCGGAAGCGGACGTCGAAATCGTCGAAACGCATCATAACCGCAAAGCCGACGCGCCCAGCGGAACGGCTTTAACGCTCGCTCGCGCCGTCCAGGCGGTTCGTCCCGCTGCGAAAATCCTGACCGGACGAAGCGGAGCGTCAAAACGAAAGCCGGAAGACGTAACGATTTCCGCCGTCCGCCGCGGAAATATCGTCGGAACGCATGAGGTCCTGATCTCGACCGATACGCAGACGATCACGCTGAAACATGAAGCGCACGACCGCGCGCTCTTCGCCGAAGGCGCGATCGCCGCCGCCGAAATCCTCGCGCGCCGGGGGCCCGGATATCTCACAATGCAGGATATTTTTGATGAACCGAAAGGACGGGAAGGATGA
- a CDS encoding diaminopimelate dehydrogenase — protein MTRRIQVAIAGYGNLGKGVEAAVSAAPDMTLAAIFTRRSPAEVAARTPNVPVLSLDQAKPMKTSIDVMIVCAGSATDLPEMTPALAADFTVVDSYDHHALIPDHFAKVDAAARRGGTLALIAVGWDPGIFSLNRLFASAVFPNGSDYTFWGKGVSQGHSDALRRVPGVRDARQYTIPRESALARVRSFENPVLSTREKHVRACFIVAEDGADRNEIERTVKSMPGYFAGYDTTVTFVTQEELDRDHRGMPHGGSVIRTGRTGPNRDHPYLIEYHVDMASNPEFTGAILTAYARAAVRMRERGERGCRTVFDVAPRELSAISDEELRETLL, from the coding sequence ATGACAAGGCGAATCCAGGTCGCCATCGCTGGGTATGGAAATCTTGGGAAAGGCGTTGAAGCCGCGGTATCTGCCGCGCCGGACATGACGCTCGCCGCCATCTTCACGCGCCGCAGTCCCGCCGAAGTCGCAGCCCGGACGCCGAACGTCCCGGTCCTGAGCCTGGATCAGGCGAAGCCGATGAAAACTTCGATCGACGTCATGATCGTCTGCGCCGGGAGCGCGACCGATTTGCCTGAGATGACGCCGGCGCTCGCCGCCGACTTTACCGTCGTCGACAGCTACGATCATCACGCGCTCATTCCGGATCATTTCGCAAAAGTCGACGCCGCCGCGCGTCGGGGCGGTACGTTAGCGCTGATCGCTGTCGGCTGGGATCCGGGAATATTTTCGCTGAATCGCCTCTTCGCGAGCGCCGTTTTCCCCAACGGAAGCGATTATACGTTCTGGGGAAAAGGCGTCAGCCAGGGACATAGCGACGCGCTCCGCCGCGTCCCCGGAGTCCGCGACGCCCGTCAATATACGATCCCACGTGAAAGCGCGCTCGCCCGCGTCCGCAGCTTCGAAAATCCGGTTCTTTCGACCCGCGAAAAGCACGTCCGAGCCTGCTTCATTGTCGCGGAAGACGGAGCGGACCGAAACGAAATCGAACGGACTGTGAAGTCGATGCCCGGGTATTTCGCCGGCTACGATACGACCGTCACCTTCGTGACGCAGGAGGAGCTCGACCGGGACCATCGCGGCATGCCGCATGGCGGTTCCGTGATCCGGACCGGTCGAACCGGTCCCAACCGGGACCATCCGTACCTGATCGAATATCATGTCGATATGGCGTCGAACCCTGAATTTACCGGCGCGATCCTGACCGCCTACGCCCGAGCCGCCGTGCGCATGCGCGAGCGCGGCGAACGGGGCTGCCGAACGGTGTTCGACGTCGCCCCGCGCGAGCTGTCCGCGATATCCGACGAGGAGCTCAGGGAAACGCTCCTCTAA
- a CDS encoding aspartate kinase, whose amino-acid sequence MEKIVIKFGGSSLASAEQIQKAAAIIRRHTESCYVVASAPGKRFPKDSKVTDLLYQAYDEAADGKDFSTTLAKIRTRFDDIVRELRLELSLSADYAEIENRLRTARERDFMASRGEYLNSKILAAYLGYPFVDPARAVVFRENGRLDAEKTDVQLRDALAGLTFAVIPGFYGARPDGTVQTFSRGGSDVTGSLVAKAVRAKVYENWTDVSGMKSADPRIVPNPRTIRVISFKELRELSYMGATVLHEDAVFPVREAGIPINVRNTNAPDEPGTIIVAESPADTADAPITGIAGRKGFATIYIEKNMMNQEIGFGRKCLSVLEDANVSFEHMPSGIDTLSIIINAAEFNAHRDEVLNGIESAVHPDSISYENDLALIAVVGHGMMRKKGISARIFTALANAKVNIRMLNQGSSELNIIIGIEEADFETAIRAIYTAFYPA is encoded by the coding sequence ATGGAAAAGATTGTGATAAAGTTCGGCGGGAGTTCGCTGGCTTCCGCCGAACAGATTCAAAAAGCGGCGGCGATTATCCGCCGTCATACGGAAAGCTGTTATGTTGTCGCTTCCGCGCCCGGGAAGCGGTTCCCCAAAGATAGTAAAGTCACCGACCTGCTCTATCAGGCTTACGACGAGGCGGCTGACGGAAAAGATTTCTCAACAACGCTCGCGAAGATCAGGACCCGATTCGACGATATCGTGCGTGAGCTTCGGCTTGAGCTGTCGCTCAGCGCGGATTACGCCGAGATCGAAAACCGGCTCCGGACCGCGCGGGAACGCGACTTCATGGCCAGCCGCGGCGAATATCTCAATTCAAAGATTCTCGCCGCGTACCTCGGTTATCCGTTCGTCGATCCCGCGCGCGCCGTCGTCTTTCGCGAAAACGGCCGTTTGGACGCCGAAAAAACTGACGTCCAGCTGCGGGATGCGCTCGCGGGGCTGACCTTCGCCGTCATCCCCGGTTTCTACGGCGCGCGCCCGGACGGAACCGTTCAGACCTTTTCCCGCGGCGGATCGGACGTAACCGGATCGCTCGTCGCGAAGGCCGTCCGCGCGAAAGTTTACGAAAACTGGACCGACGTATCCGGGATGAAATCCGCCGACCCGAGAATCGTCCCGAACCCACGGACGATCCGCGTCATCTCGTTCAAGGAGCTGCGCGAGTTATCGTACATGGGCGCTACCGTGCTGCATGAGGACGCGGTTTTCCCGGTCCGCGAAGCCGGGATCCCGATCAACGTCCGCAACACCAACGCGCCGGACGAACCCGGGACGATAATCGTCGCCGAAAGCCCCGCCGACACGGCCGACGCTCCGATTACTGGGATCGCGGGCCGGAAAGGCTTCGCGACGATTTATATTGAAAAGAACATGATGAATCAGGAGATTGGTTTCGGGCGCAAGTGTCTGAGCGTTTTGGAAGACGCGAACGTTTCGTTTGAGCATATGCCTTCCGGAATCGACACGCTTTCGATTATCATCAACGCCGCCGAATTCAACGCGCATCGCGACGAAGTCCTGAACGGAATCGAATCCGCGGTTCATCCAGACTCGATCTCTTATGAAAACGACCTGGCGCTGATCGCCGTCGTCGGTCACGGCATGATGCGTAAAAAGGGGATTTCCGCCAGGATTTTTACCGCCCTCGCCAACGCTAAAGTCAATATCCGCATGCTCAATCAGGGGTCCAGCGAATTGAATATTATCATCGGAATCGAGGAAGCTGATTTCGAAACCGCGATCCGCGCGATTTACACTGCGTTTTACCCGGCTTAG
- a CDS encoding metal ABC transporter substrate-binding protein — MAAAQASSEDVIATVAAASGISAKDAEATVIAASEAMMAAVGMTAGEAQFSKENPVTIKVGASPVPHAVMLEAVKDGLAEMGIVVEIVEFTDYVLPNMSLEDGSIDANFFQHQPYLDDFNASESKKDSSWTTLVPLVAVHFEPMGLYKGKTASIDDLAEGATIAVPNDPTNEARALLLLEANGLIKIAEGKGLEATAKDIVDNPKKIKIQEIEAAQVALSLQDVDLAVINGNYALEAGLTTADAIAQEAKDSEAAVKYANVVAVRDGEQALPQFIALAQALTSDAMKTFLEETYKGSVAPAF; from the coding sequence ATGGCCGCCGCCCAGGCCAGCTCGGAGGATGTGATTGCGACGGTTGCCGCGGCTTCGGGAATTTCCGCGAAAGACGCGGAAGCGACGGTTATCGCCGCTTCGGAAGCGATGATGGCCGCGGTCGGCATGACCGCAGGCGAAGCCCAGTTCTCGAAGGAAAACCCGGTTACGATTAAAGTTGGCGCGTCGCCGGTTCCACATGCCGTCATGCTCGAAGCGGTTAAGGACGGTCTGGCTGAAATGGGGATTGTTGTCGAGATTGTCGAGTTTACCGACTACGTTCTCCCGAACATGTCGCTCGAAGACGGTTCGATCGACGCGAACTTCTTCCAGCATCAGCCTTACCTGGACGATTTTAACGCGTCGGAAAGCAAAAAGGATTCGAGCTGGACGACGCTCGTTCCGCTCGTCGCGGTGCATTTCGAGCCGATGGGCCTGTATAAAGGAAAGACGGCGTCGATCGACGATTTAGCCGAAGGCGCGACGATCGCGGTCCCGAACGATCCGACGAACGAAGCGCGCGCGCTGCTGTTGCTTGAGGCGAACGGGCTGATCAAGATTGCCGAGGGGAAGGGGCTGGAAGCGACCGCGAAGGATATCGTTGACAACCCGAAGAAAATCAAAATCCAGGAAATTGAAGCGGCCCAGGTTGCGTTATCGCTTCAGGACGTCGATCTCGCGGTGATCAACGGCAACTATGCGCTTGAAGCCGGACTGACGACCGCCGACGCGATCGCGCAGGAGGCGAAGGATTCGGAAGCCGCCGTGAAATACGCGAACGTCGTCGCCGTCCGTGACGGCGAGCAGGCGCTTCCGCAGTTTATCGCGCTCGCTCAGGCGCTGACCTCCGACGCGATGAAGACGTTCCTTGAGGAAACGTATAAGGGCTCGGTCGCTCCGGCGTTCTAA
- a CDS encoding methionine ABC transporter permease → MGLGTAVVEFRGELLLATWQTLYVTLATALVSYLIGIPLGIFVVVTAPRSIRPNPPVYQFLSSVINIGRSVPFIILLVAILPLTRLIVGTSIGPNAMIVPLSVSAIPFVARMIEQSIVEVEGGLIEMGQAMGATSAQIIFKILLPESLPSIVRGVSITIISLINYYAMAGAVGGGGLGDLAIRYGYYRRQPDIMWVTIILLVLIVEIFQRFGGAVAAKIDRRMAQ, encoded by the coding sequence ATTGGCCTGGGAACAGCGGTTGTCGAATTTCGCGGAGAACTCCTCCTGGCGACGTGGCAGACGCTGTACGTGACGCTGGCGACGGCGCTGGTATCCTACCTGATTGGGATCCCCCTTGGGATTTTCGTTGTCGTGACCGCGCCGCGTTCGATTCGCCCGAATCCGCCGGTTTATCAGTTTCTCAGTTCCGTGATCAATATCGGGCGTTCGGTTCCGTTTATTATCCTTCTGGTCGCGATTTTACCGCTGACGCGTCTGATTGTCGGGACGTCGATTGGTCCGAACGCGATGATCGTGCCGTTGAGCGTATCGGCGATCCCGTTCGTCGCGCGCATGATCGAGCAGTCGATCGTTGAGGTCGAAGGCGGCTTAATCGAAATGGGTCAGGCGATGGGGGCGACCTCCGCCCAGATTATTTTCAAGATCCTCCTTCCGGAAAGTCTCCCGTCGATCGTTCGCGGCGTCTCAATAACGATTATCAGCCTGATCAATTATTATGCGATGGCCGGCGCGGTTGGCGGCGGCGGGCTGGGCGATCTGGCGATTCGGTACGGTTATTACCGACGTCAGCCGGATATCATGTGGGTGACGATTATCCTGCTGGTCCTGATTGTTGAGATTTTCCAGCGGTTCGGCGGCGCGGTCGCGGCGAAGATCGACCGGCGCATGGCGCAGTAG
- a CDS encoding twin arginine-targeting protein translocase TatC → MESDDSLFAAFRPHLRELRRRIILSALAFFAASTVSFIFAGPLMELLARPVGGLGSLQSLEVTENFTASFNVALLGGAILASPVILYEIVAFILPGLKENERRFLRFLLPSSALFFVGGVLFAFFALLPTAIPFLTGFMGIETRLQTGPYFSFTTALLFWIGIVFELPVAVFLLAKARVLSSALLLRNWRIAIVVIAVLAMLITPTVDPVNMLLLMAPLVVLFFVSISFAKIAERGAPPK, encoded by the coding sequence TTGGAATCGGACGATTCGCTTTTCGCCGCGTTCAGGCCGCACCTGCGCGAGCTTCGCCGGCGCATTATCCTCAGCGCGCTGGCGTTTTTCGCCGCTTCGACCGTCAGCTTTATTTTCGCCGGACCGTTGATGGAGTTGCTGGCCCGCCCGGTCGGCGGCCTCGGATCGCTCCAATCGCTTGAAGTCACCGAAAACTTCACGGCGTCCTTTAACGTTGCGCTTCTCGGCGGCGCAATCCTTGCGAGCCCGGTGATATTGTACGAGATCGTCGCGTTTATCCTTCCCGGACTGAAAGAAAACGAACGGCGCTTCCTGCGCTTCCTCCTTCCTTCCTCAGCGCTGTTTTTCGTCGGGGGCGTCCTGTTCGCGTTTTTCGCGCTGCTGCCGACCGCGATCCCGTTCCTGACCGGCTTCATGGGGATTGAGACGCGGCTTCAAACCGGCCCGTACTTTTCGTTTACAACGGCGCTGCTGTTCTGGATTGGGATTGTATTCGAGCTTCCCGTCGCCGTCTTTCTCCTGGCAAAAGCGCGCGTCCTGTCCTCCGCGCTCCTACTCAGGAACTGGCGGATCGCGATCGTCGTCATCGCCGTCTTAGCCATGCTGATCACGCCGACCGTCGATCCGGTGAATATGCTGCTGCTGATGGCGCCGCTCGTCGTTCTCTTCTTCGTCAGTATCAGCTTCGCGAAAATCGCCGAGCGCGGCGCTCCGCCCAAATAA
- a CDS encoding sugar ABC transporter ATP-binding protein: protein MKITLDHITKKFDETIAVNDFTAQLPSGQLLCLLGPSGCGKSTILNMLSGIIPVTSGRIFFDDRDVTESEPEKRGIGLVFQNYSLYPHMSVLENICFPLEIQGVRKSERIRRATELAEMVYVDNLLKRRPAQLSGGQQQRVAIARALVKNPQLLLLDEPLSNLDARLRIEMREEIRRIQQETRVTTIFVTHDQEEAMSISDQIILMKDGYLQQIAGPLEIYRNPANEFTADFLGNPVINKLAGVVRGGKIAVRGADRPISVPGAEKIADGREVHLSIRAESFDPAPAVDAGADDPANFIEGSVVALSVTGKDTLANVRVGDFDARVFIDSDETIRAGETIRLTLKPRGVFVFDAQSGDRLV from the coding sequence ATGAAGATTACCCTCGATCATATCACAAAAAAATTCGACGAAACGATCGCCGTAAACGACTTCACAGCGCAGCTCCCTTCCGGACAGCTGCTTTGCCTGCTCGGGCCGTCCGGCTGCGGAAAGTCGACAATCCTGAACATGCTCTCCGGGATCATCCCGGTCACGTCCGGAAGAATCTTTTTCGACGACCGCGACGTGACCGAATCAGAACCGGAAAAACGCGGGATCGGCCTCGTTTTCCAAAACTATTCCCTCTATCCGCATATGAGCGTTCTGGAAAATATCTGCTTTCCGCTCGAAATTCAGGGCGTCAGGAAATCCGAACGAATTCGCCGGGCGACCGAATTAGCTGAAATGGTTTACGTGGACAACCTGCTGAAACGCCGCCCGGCTCAGCTTTCCGGCGGCCAGCAGCAGCGCGTCGCGATCGCCCGCGCGCTCGTCAAAAATCCGCAGCTCCTTCTTCTTGACGAACCGCTGAGCAACCTGGACGCGCGGCTGAGGATCGAGATGCGCGAGGAGATTCGCCGAATTCAGCAGGAGACCCGCGTCACGACCATCTTCGTGACCCATGATCAGGAGGAGGCAATGAGCATTTCGGACCAGATTATCCTGATGAAAGACGGATATTTACAGCAGATCGCCGGGCCGCTCGAAATTTATCGAAACCCGGCGAACGAATTCACCGCCGACTTCCTCGGCAACCCGGTCATCAACAAACTTGCCGGCGTCGTCCGCGGCGGAAAAATCGCGGTTCGCGGGGCCGACCGGCCGATCTCCGTTCCCGGCGCGGAAAAAATCGCCGACGGCCGGGAGGTTCACCTGTCCATTCGCGCGGAGAGCTTCGATCCGGCGCCGGCCGTGGACGCTGGGGCGGACGATCCCGCTAATTTCATTGAAGGCAGCGTCGTCGCGCTTTCCGTGACCGGGAAAGATACGCTCGCGAACGTTCGCGTCGGCGATTTCGACGCCCGCGTCTTTATCGACAGCGACGAAACGATCCGAGCCGGCGAAACGATCCGGCTGACGCTGAAACCGCGCGGCGTCTTCGTTTTCGACGCCCAAAGCGGCGACAGGCTGGTATAA
- a CDS encoding ABC transporter permease, translating into MKKLKLSTVLLYLFLILGAMLMVFPFYWMISGSLKTSEGINTFPPQLIPTEITLRNYRFALETAPFGRYFLNSVLAAVSSVTLCTMTTILAAFAFSRLRFVGRVRVFGWLLAMMMVPFEMVVITNYRTIVQLGLHNRLIALIIPFTSSIFYTYILKNFFDSIPDSLYQAARVDGCSNWRFLWRVMVPIARPSLFTIILLNTIASWNSFMWPMLATNSKNVRTLPFGLYTFVTEGGARNEIMMAASTIVVLPMILLFLVTRKNIVNGVARGGLKG; encoded by the coding sequence ATGAAAAAATTGAAACTGTCGACGGTTCTCCTTTATCTCTTCCTGATCCTCGGCGCAATGCTGATGGTTTTCCCGTTTTACTGGATGATCAGCGGATCGCTCAAGACCTCCGAAGGCATCAATACCTTCCCGCCGCAGCTCATCCCAACCGAAATCACGCTCAGGAATTATCGCTTCGCGCTCGAAACCGCGCCGTTCGGCCGCTACTTCCTGAACTCGGTCCTCGCCGCCGTATCGAGCGTAACCCTCTGCACGATGACGACGATCCTGGCGGCATTCGCCTTTTCGAGGCTGCGCTTCGTCGGCCGGGTCCGCGTTTTCGGCTGGCTGCTGGCGATGATGATGGTCCCGTTTGAAATGGTCGTGATTACGAATTACCGAACGATTGTGCAGCTGGGCTTGCATAACCGGTTAATCGCGCTGATAATCCCGTTCACGTCGAGTATTTTCTACACGTATATCTTAAAGAACTTTTTCGACTCGATCCCCGATTCGCTGTATCAGGCGGCCCGGGTCGACGGCTGCTCGAACTGGCGGTTCCTCTGGCGCGTCATGGTCCCGATCGCGCGCCCGTCGCTCTTCACGATTATCCTGCTGAATACGATCGCCAGCTGGAACTCGTTCATGTGGCCGATGCTGGCGACGAATTCGAAAAACGTCCGGACGCTCCCGTTCGGGTTATACACGTTCGTAACCGAAGGCGGCGCGCGGAACGAAATCATGATGGCGGCCTCGACGATCGTCGTCCTGCCGATGATCCTGCTGTTCCTCGTGACGCGGAAAAATATCGTAAATGGCGTCGCCCGCGGGGGGCTGAAGGGGTAA